The Pukyongia salina genome segment CGGTAATCTGAATAATTCCCCGGGAAATCATCTATGGATCCCCCTTCCGAAAACACGAACAAATGGTCTACGATCTTGTCCATAAAATAGCGATCGTGAGAAACCACCACCACGCAGCCCGGAAAGTCCATCAGGAAATTCTCCAGAACATTGAGGGTAACTATATCCAAATCGTTGGTAGGTTCATCGAGGATGAGGAAATTGGGATTTTGAATTAGGACGGTACACAAGTACAGTCTTTTACGTTCCCCACCGCTTAATTTCTCAACAAAATCGTACTGTTTTTTCCGGTCGAACAGAAAGCGTTCCAGTAATTGCTGAGCAGAGATCTGCCTGCCTTTTTTCAGGGGGATATAGTCTCCAAACTCACGAATCACGTCGATCACCTTCTGGCCTTCCTTAATGGTGATGCCGCGCTGGGTGTAATAGCCAAACTTTACTGTTTCGCCTATAACCACTTTTCCGCTGTCTGGTTTCAGGCTCCCGGTGATTATATTGAGGAAGGTGGATTTTCCGGTCCCGTTCTTTCCAATAATTCCCAGGCGTTCCCCCCTCAGGAAATTATAGCTGAATTTTGTAAAGAGTTGCTTCTCCTCGAATGCCTTGGAGATCCCGTGGATCTCCACCACCTTGGTGCCAAGCCGTTCCATGTTCAACTCTAGCTGCACCTCGTGTTCACTGCGTCGTTTATATGCTTGCGACTTGATCTCGTGAAAATCGTCTATACGGGATTTACTTTTGGTGGTACGGGCTTTGGGCTGCCTGCGCATCCAGTCCAATTCCTTTTTGTAAAGCTGCTTGGCTTTCGCGGTTTCTGTAGCTTCGTTTTCAATACGGGCCTGTCTTTTCTCCAGGAAGTAACTGTAGTTTCCCTTGTAGCTGTACAGTTTCCCTTCGTCCAGTTCTACGATCTCATTACATACCCGTTCCAGGAAATAGCGGTCGTGGGTAACCATGAACAAGGTAATGTTCTCCCTAGCGAAAAAACTTTCCAGCCATTCTATCATTTCCAGGTCCAGATGGTTGGTAGGCTCGTCCATAATAAGGAGCTCGGGCTGGGTAAGCAGGGCATTGGTTAAGGCAAGCCGTTTCTTTTGGCCACCGCTTAGGGTTTTCACCTTTTTATTGAGATCTTCCAGCTTAAATTTAAAGAGAAGCTGTTTGTAGAGGGTTTCAAAATCCCAGGCGTTAAAAGCATCCATATCGTCGAAGGCCTTCTGATAGGCTTCGGTGTCGTGAGGATTCTGCAGTGCTTTTTCGTAGGCAGCGATGATCTTCAGGATAGGATTATCTGAAGAGAATATGGTCTCTTCCACGGTAAGCCCGGGGTTGAGATCGGGTTCCTGTGAAAGGAATGCGGTACGAAGGTTTTTACGGTAGGTTACCGTGCCGGAATTCGGAGTATCCTTCCCCGATAAGATATCGAGAAGGGATGTTTTTCCGGTACCGTTCTTCGCTACAAAACCTATCTTCTGGCCGGCATTGATTCCGAAGGAAATATCGGTAAATAAAACCCGCTCACCATACGATTTTGCTATATTTTCGACCGAAAGGAAGTTCACGTTTCAATTTTTTGCAAATTAAACAGAAATTACCCAGTTACTCCAAAATATATTTTATTATTAGCCTGCTTACGTTATATTTGTCTTCAAACAACCCCGACTGTCCATGAAATCGAAGTACCTCTTACTATTTCTATTTGTAGCAGTACTCTTTTCTTCCTGTGTTTCCACCAAACAACTTACCTATCTTCAGGAAGGTGATATAAAGGCCGACAGCATCATCGCACTACGTAAAAAACAAGAACCGTACAGGTTGCAGATAAACGATCTGTTAAGTATACGGGTAAAGGCGCTGGACCAGGAAACTGTGGGGATCTTTAATCCAATTGGTGATGCC includes the following:
- a CDS encoding ABC-F family ATP-binding cassette domain-containing protein, producing the protein MNFLSVENIAKSYGERVLFTDISFGINAGQKIGFVAKNGTGKTSLLDILSGKDTPNSGTVTYRKNLRTAFLSQEPDLNPGLTVEETIFSSDNPILKIIAAYEKALQNPHDTEAYQKAFDDMDAFNAWDFETLYKQLLFKFKLEDLNKKVKTLSGGQKKRLALTNALLTQPELLIMDEPTNHLDLEMIEWLESFFARENITLFMVTHDRYFLERVCNEIVELDEGKLYSYKGNYSYFLEKRQARIENEATETAKAKQLYKKELDWMRRQPKARTTKSKSRIDDFHEIKSQAYKRRSEHEVQLELNMERLGTKVVEIHGISKAFEEKQLFTKFSYNFLRGERLGIIGKNGTGKSTFLNIITGSLKPDSGKVVIGETVKFGYYTQRGITIKEGQKVIDVIREFGDYIPLKKGRQISAQQLLERFLFDRKKQYDFVEKLSGGERKRLYLCTVLIQNPNFLILDEPTNDLDIVTLNVLENFLMDFPGCVVVVSHDRYFMDKIVDHLFVFSEGGSIDDFPGNYSDYRSYTDSAARNEESSQEPIQKKKNSWKDDSNKVKLSYNEQKEFQKLEKEIVKLESERETLQNKFATEGWDGEEIDKQSRILQQLTDSIEEKTERWFELSAKMEA